TTGTCTGAGTAGAGTAAAGGCAAATTATTTTCGATACAATACGTTGCAATAATACAGTCAATAGTTTTCCGAATTGTAATTCCCTGCTTGCGAAGTTGGCGATAATTATCGGCAGATTTCATCCCGTAGGAAATATTGCATAAAGAAATAAGTTCGAGTTCTTGTAATAATTGTTTAGCTAGCCGATAATCTTTATCTGTTCTGAATCCTTGTAAAATTTCGGCAAGTACCAAATCGCCAACAATGACAATGGTTGAGGAAAGTAGAATATCTAATCTCTCAGTCTCTGGGGTAGTTGTTCCGTTAAAGAAATCAATCCAAACGCTAGTATCAACAAGCACCATTAATTAATTCTCATCTGTTCGAGATCCCCTGACCATTGAAGCTTACCTTTGTAATTTTTAAGCTTTTCTTGTTTTCTCAATTGAATCAAAGTTTTAAGTCCGAGTTCTACAGCCTCTTTCTTAGTCTTTAGTCCAGTTAGTGCCAAAGCTTCTTTCATTAATTGATCATCAATGACTATGTTGGTACGCATAAAGTTTATCTAATGTGTATTGTAAATATATATTATACACACAAAAATTTAAATTTAATATAGAAAGATTGTCAACAAAATAATCTGCTTCGTAAACACATTCTCAAATACACGCTCTAACCAAGAGCATCCCTCGCGGTAAAATCCATCACAATCGATCTATGTTTTTCTATGCTATACAAGAAGAACAAATACTTGTATACACAAGCTACATCAATAAATAAATTTAGCAAAATCTATGACATTCTCAATTGTGGCTTGGGATCCAACTACAAAAATGACTGGAGTTGCAGTGGCAACAAAGCATCTAGCCGTGGGCGCATTAGTGCCTCATGCTAAAGCTAATGTAGGTGCGATCGCAACTCAAGCACAAACTAATCCACTTTTGGGAATTAGAGGGCTTAAACTGTTAGCCAAACATAATTTAGGCAAAAATCAGACAGAAGCAATTACTACAGAAGCTATCATTACTAATTTGCTCGAAGAAGACGAAGATCGTCATTATCGTCAACTTCACCTTGTTGATCGCCAAGGTAGGACTGCTGCTTGGACTGGTTCTGAATGTATCGATTGGGCGGGACATCTAACTTTTGCTGATTTTTCCGTTGCGGGTAATATGCTAGTGGGTGAACGAACTTTAACCGCTATGGCAGATGCCTATCAGGAGAAAGAAGGCATGGAGTTCTGCGAAAGATTATTGCAGGCATTAGAAGCAGGAGAAGCTGCTGGAGGCGATAAGCGTGGTCGTCAGTCTGCTGCTTTATACGTAGTTCACCATGATGATTATCCTCATCTGGATTTACGAATC
This DNA window, taken from Pleurocapsa sp. FMAR1, encodes the following:
- a CDS encoding type II toxin-antitoxin system VapC family toxin; the protein is MVLVDTSVWIDFFNGTTTPETERLDILLSSTIVIVGDLVLAEILQGFRTDKDYRLAKQLLQELELISLCNISYGMKSADNYRQLRKQGITIRKTIDCIIATYCIENNLPLLYSDKDFEPFTEYLGLKSALLL
- a CDS encoding type II toxin-antitoxin system VapB family antitoxin, which produces MRTNIVIDDQLMKEALALTGLKTKKEAVELGLKTLIQLRKQEKLKNYKGKLQWSGDLEQMRIN
- a CDS encoding DUF1028 domain-containing protein; this translates as MTFSIVAWDPTTKMTGVAVATKHLAVGALVPHAKANVGAIATQAQTNPLLGIRGLKLLAKHNLGKNQTEAITTEAIITNLLEEDEDRHYRQLHLVDRQGRTAAWTGSECIDWAGHLTFADFSVAGNMLVGERTLTAMADAYQEKEGMEFCERLLQALEAGEAAGGDKRGRQSAALYVVHHDDYPHLDLRIDHHDDPIAQLRYIFEESRKDYYQSFRKSMPTRSLQDKIKNFPVTTVVRSAKSA